The following proteins are encoded in a genomic region of Bernardetia sp. MNP-M8:
- a CDS encoding MBL fold metallo-hydrolase, with product MDTTTTNFTIEKLKNKHPFRQWLEWQIPNTHWKIKGYSRSGDKTFFYIPQLDICLDAALAEGNQSKHVFVTHTHNDHIADIEYLSSKRNVEIYLPKSSVSYLEKYILVRRELNHSAPYNPELRGNCSIKGIEKNDTIFFGKHDNYKVEIAECFHRIDCVGYAFSEKNRRLKAEYEIIKWEYLAKNEMRKFGKFLAEKKKTEEVEEWMYEPKFAFLGDTTEKVFEENSFLLNYPVIFTECTFLTDEHFEYAAERGHSHWQNLKSIIKANSNIIFVLIHFSLRYSDTEIIEFFNQELIQNEISNVKIWVSESSLLPAQHQKS from the coding sequence ATGGATACTACAACTACTAATTTTACAATTGAGAAACTAAAAAATAAGCATCCTTTTCGGCAATGGCTAGAATGGCAAATTCCAAATACACATTGGAAAATAAAAGGCTACTCAAGAAGTGGTGACAAAACTTTTTTTTATATTCCTCAACTTGATATTTGTTTAGATGCAGCTTTAGCAGAAGGAAACCAATCAAAACACGTTTTTGTTACGCATACACACAACGATCATATTGCAGATATTGAATATTTGTCTAGCAAAAGAAACGTTGAAATTTATTTACCAAAATCATCAGTTTCTTATTTAGAAAAATATATTTTGGTAAGACGAGAACTAAATCATTCTGCGCCCTATAATCCAGAACTGAGAGGAAACTGTTCTATTAAAGGAATAGAAAAAAATGATACTATTTTCTTTGGAAAACATGACAATTATAAAGTAGAAATCGCAGAATGTTTTCATCGTATTGATTGTGTTGGTTATGCTTTTTCTGAAAAAAACCGTCGCTTAAAAGCTGAATATGAAATAATAAAGTGGGAATATTTAGCAAAAAATGAAATGCGAAAGTTTGGAAAGTTTTTAGCAGAAAAGAAAAAAACAGAAGAAGTAGAAGAATGGATGTATGAACCCAAATTTGCTTTTTTGGGAGATACAACTGAAAAAGTCTTTGAGGAAAATTCTTTTTTATTGAACTATCCTGTCATTTTTACAGAATGCACTTTTCTTACAGATGAGCATTTTGAGTATGCAGCAGAAAGAGGACATAGCCATTGGCAAAATTTAAAATCAATTATTAAAGCTAATTCAAATATAATTTTTGTATTGATTCACTTTAGTTTGCGTTACTCAGATACTGAAATTATTGAGTTTTTTAATCAAGAATTAATACAAAATGAAATTTCGAATGTCAAAATTTGGGTTTCTGAAAGCTCTTTACTTCCAGCACAACATCAAAAAAGTTGA